The Candidatus Neomarinimicrobiota bacterium nucleotide sequence CCAAATCCAATTTCCGCAATGCTAAATAATTTGTCAGAAGTAAAAACAAAACGGCTAAACTCAAAAAGCCGATTATTTTTTTATATAAATCAGGATTCATACTCATGGCAGGCGAATCGATATATCAATCATTTGAGGCATACCCAAGTGCTGATCGCCCCATTGAAATCCATAAGTGACTGCATAAATTCCAAATTGAATCCCCACACCACCAGAAATTGTTTTCACACCATTGGATGTCATAGCTGTCATGCCAAAAAGTAAATTTTTATATGATCCAGTCCCGCCGGTAAAAAGGATGGGGTCATTAACCAAACTATTGGATTCCACTGCACCATAAACAGAATAATTTGATTTTTCATAAGTTATCGAACTGATAATACGTCGCGGCAAACGGGGAGACTCCGAAATCATTCTTCCCATTTTACCCAAATTAAGGGCGGAAATATTGAGGCGAATTTTATCCCGAATTTTCCAACCAAATCCCAGGTCAAAGGCAGCACCTTTAGACTTATCCTGGTACAGTTGCATTTGAACCAATTGAATTCCCACCCCCAATTGAAAAGGGCCGGTTGACCAACTATAAATTCCCCGTGTTGACGTACCATAAGCGGCATAATGCCCCAAAGGTTTTGAAGTTGGTTTGTTGGGGCGCAGTTCAATATCGTTCAAACCTACATAGCGAATATCCAGACCGACACTTCCCTTCTTCACCTGCCCCTTCCAACGAAATCCAAATGATTGCACACCGGCAAGCCAATTGCCATAAGCCAAACCCAGCTCAGGTACTTTATTCATTTGGTTTAAGTTAGCAGGATTCCGCCAAGGTGAATTAAACAATATTAAATCCATTGCAGAAGGTGGTATGGACAAGAATTGGGTTCCCACCGCCCCCGATTGGGATATTAAAAGTGAAAAGAAAAGTGTTTTAAAAAGTAAACGCATAAGTAAATATGTGGGCTGCACCGGCGGGGTTTTCAAACACAAATGCATAATCCAGTTTACCATCATTATCTTTCAGCAAGGACCAGTCCATTCCCACACCAACAGACATTCGTCCATTCCCCAATCCGGCCCGAAAGAAATAATGATCTAGATAAGGGTATTCACCGCCGATTCGTAATGTATATCCCAACATATCTTTACCATTCATGACTACACCCGCATCACCGGTAATATAAAATTTTCTATAATTAAAGGTGGTTCCCGCACGATACAAGGTAGGAAATTGTTCCACGTATTCTTTGCCTCGCTCGAAGATTTTATCCGTTTTCCAATGGTAACGTGAGTTCAGATCCTGAACCATGAAAGCCAAGTTGGCGCCTTTTTCTGTATGGATGAATACGCCAAAATCCATTCCCATTCCTTTACCTGCAAGGTCCATGGTATTCATAGGTAATTGGTGTTTTAAAATTTTGATATTTAAACCAGCAGAAAACCATGGCAAAATGCGCTGGGCAAATGAAATCATAAAGGCATCTTCAGAAGTGGATAAATATTGTGTATGTTCTCCGGACCCTGTTCGCCCGTCAATTTTGTCAGTCCCCGCACTAACCCATGCAACCCCAAGGCTGGCAGTTGGGGGTAATTGAACAGATATATTTGCAGCCATAAATCTTCGTGAAAGCGGTAAGAAATGGTGACTAAAGCCTAGTTGGCGTTTTTTGCCAAACACCATAGAAGCGGGGTTATGGTAAGCGGCAAACCCAGCATCAATCTCAGCCGTGAAGCCACTGCCCATAGCCATGGCCCGAGCCGAAGAACCCATGCGCAAAAATCCTCCTGCATAGCCCCCTTGTTCACTACCACTCAAAAGTGAGACAAATATGATTCCAGAAATGATGATTTGTTTTATTCGTAACATCATTTTATCACGATCAGTTTGAGCCATTTAATTTTTTGATCATATTCAAGACGAATAAAATAGGTACCGTTATCCACCAAGCGGCCATTCTTGTCTTTTCCATTCCATTTCATCGCTCCAGTTGTGGCTCGTCGTCGGTCAAATTCCTTGCTGTAAATCGGTTCCATTCCAAAATTGTAAATATCCATCTTAACCACGAAAGATATTTTTACATCTGCTTTAATATGGACGTAACCAGAACCACCAACACGGTTATGTTCATAGGGTGAAAATGGGTTTGGATACGCATAGGCTGTTCCCGAATCATAGTCGGTGCGATACACTCGCCAGTTTGTACCATGGGGATCCATGGCTCGGGCAAGGCCATCCCATGAACCGACCCAAACAGTGGCGGATGATGAATAAAAAGGCCGTGTATCATATGCTACGCCTATAACTTCATCACTCAAAATCTCATCCATACTATACATGCCCGTAGAGCCAATTGCTATGGCTTGCTGAGGTGGATCATATTTGGCCCACGGTTTAGCCACATCCAAAGGATTATCAATCACCGTTTTCCACAAACCAGATTTGCTGGCAACCAAAACAATTGAATCTGCAGTGGTAATATTATATACCCTTTCTTTATTCAAAGTTGTATACCATGTGTCACCACCATCAACGGAATAACTGACTGCGCTGGTTTCACCGGCACCTGCAGTGACGGTGGCAGCCCAAACTATCTGGTATCCTTTATATTCTTGCAATGCCATCCCAACCACGAATCCACCTGAGAGACCATCAGCAGATGGCGTATAATGGGACCAGTTGACACAACCATTGGCACCGAGGATTCCTCTGTTGATTCCGTTAGCCGTACCCACCCAAACAGTATCACCATGTGCAATTACAGAAAATGCTTTATGATTATGATTTCCATAAGTATTGGGGTTAGCACTTTTTGTGGATGTTCCATCCCAAGGGTCCCGAGGGTTTAAGAAAAAATCTTTTAAAACATAACCACTTTGAGTGTTTTCATAATTGGATGATTCGCAAGTGTTCAATACTTGGTCTCCATCTTCGGGGAGAGGAACACGTTCCCAAACTTTTTGAGAAATGTTGTAGCGTCGCAGTCCACCGGCCCAACTGGTAATCCAAATATAATTGCCTGAGATAGCTGCATCATAAGTTACATTTGCTTCTTTTACAGTAATGGGCAATCCTTTGAAAAATCGTTTAGCAAATGGCGCCAATGAATCTGCATCCGAATCCACCGGTTGTTCGAAGTAAGTCCAATTGATAGAATTTCCCGTGGCATCGGTGGAATAAATAAGGCCATTCCCGATAGTAATATTTTCACCGCTTTTGGCAAAGGCAGCAAAAACTGTCTTTTTATCAACTGCCAGAGCCGTGACACCACCCACAGGAGTCGCGTTTGTCAATTGACCCGCGGCCGCATTTGCTTTGGCGGTAATAGTAAAGATGGAAGTGGTATCCCTTAACACTGCCAAACCTGCTCCCGTGCCCAACCAAAGGAGTGTATCCTCCTGTTGAACAATATCACTAATCATATTACTTTTGAGACCTTTATAGGCGGCGGTGTCAAATTCAGCAACGGACATTTTAAATGCACCAGGTAAAAGTCCCTGAGCCGCCGCCATTTGAATGAAAAGTAAACAGATTGTCAGGCGTCTCATTTCACCACCAAAATTTTCTTTACCGATTCACTATAAGCATTAGAAAGGTCCTGTACTTCAAATGTCCAATGGTATGTACCGGTGGTGGCATTTTCCGTGAGCGAAACAGTCATGGTATAAGTGCCATCACCTTTTTGAAGATCACCAGTACCATCCGTCCCGGAACCATCATCATAAAGTAAAATGGGATTTCCCCCAAACATCATTGAATCGAGGTCCACATGGTAAGAGCGAAAGAATACGCGTTTAATATCATCCAATCCATTGGGGTCCGACACAGATGCAGTTACAGAAAATTTTACTGTATTGACTATATTTGGATCAGGATTTGACCCAGGGCGATCAACAGTATCAGGAACAAATACACTACCAAGTTTTGGTCGAATATTCCCCAAGATGAAATCGGCCTTCTTCGTATGTTTCTTTCCGCTATACAGCCCCATGATAGAAAAGAAAATGGAATCTTTGGCAGAAGATGGGAGTGTATTTTTCAATCCTGAATCATTTACAAATTTTCTGCTGTGAACCTGGTCCTTAGAAAGTATATCACCAATTGTACCATCATCAACTAATTTTAACGTATCGGCTGTATTGGAAGCACTGGTTCCCCGCCAAAGAACCATGACAGAATCGATGGAACCGCCTTGATAACCGTTCTTTGCTTTAGCAGAAATAAACAGTTTATTGGATGCCTGTAAAAAAACAAAATCAATTTCGGAAATGGGAAAAGGATCTTCTGGTTTGGTGACTGACTCGCAACTCCAAATCAATAGAATTGCTAAGGAAAGGAAAAGATGTAATTTTATTTTAATTAATATCATTTCTGATCAAAAATATGGTGAACCATTAAGGTGCCCACCTGCCATAAACTTTGTGGAGAGCAATTTTCAACAATATCATTATGTGTATGGTGATAATTTATTTTTTCATTGGGATAATCAAAATCGATAATATCCACTGCCGGTATTCCCGCAATTTCGTAAAGGGGTACATGATCATCAAAGATTGAATGATAAGCCAGTTTTTTAAATCCGCTCAATTCCAATTCTTCCGCCTTTTCCCACAATTCCAAAACAAGTCCTGGATTTTGCTGATATGAAATTCGTTCGATATACAACTCCAGATTGGCATCGCCTACCATATCCAAGTTAATCGCATGGGCCGGCAAGGGGATCGGGAGGTTTCGCGCAAAATATTGTGAACCCTTACAATAGGACCATGAATCACCGCTGGTGCCATAATCTTCTGCATCAAACAATACAAGATTTACACCCACCGGTGGTGGACTATCTTTTAACACTTTTGCCAATTCTAATAGTACAGCCACACCACTGGCGCCGTCATTGGCCCCTAGTATAGGCCTACTTTTTTCCATAATACTTTCGCCCCGATCCCCCCAAGGACGGGTATCCCAATGGGCAGAAATCATAATCTGGTTATTGGATTCTGGATTAAATCGGGCGATAACATTATTCATCCCAACTTTCTGTCCCGTTTTGGGCATTGTTTCTGTATAGGCTTGGGTAAATACAGTATCAGCCAAAGGTGTGAATATATCGAGGAAATATTTTAGTGCTTTTTTATGGCCTTCTGAACCGGGATTGCGTGGACCAAAATCACATTGTGCTACCAAATGATTAAAGGCTCTATCGCCATTGAAGTCTGGTACTTTGGTCTGACAACTACCTAAAGTTGCACAGAACAAAATGATCATATTTGTGAATTTTCGCATCATCCTCGGATTGCCAAGTTTACATCAAAACCAAAGTCCCTGTCGATCTTCTTCCCAGTATGTTTCGAATCATTTTCTCGATATTCCCAAATCATACTTCCACTGACCGATTGAGAGAAAGAATATGTTAGCCGTATTCCCGTTTTCCAACTGGAGGTGAAGGCCGTTTCTGCAAACTTCGTCGCCTCCTGTGCTTTTTGCAAGGTACGGTTTTTATTCATGTCAAAATTGAATGTGAAGTTAACCTGATTATTGACCTTATAATTATCAAAAAATGGGAAAGGAATCGTAAAGCCGCCACGGTGAGTATAGTTCGCTGAAATCAGGTAAGATTGATCATGAAATATCTTCTCACCACCGTTGGCGGATTCTTCCCGAGAAAGTGTTCGGTTATGACGCATAGTTACTGCTATACCTTTTTTCAGAGCAATCGTAGCACCGATAAGGGGGGCAAAATTCATATTAACACGGGAGGTTCTTTCATTATCCTTGTAACTGGTAACAAAATCGTCAATACCGAAGAAAGGCATGGATGGGCCACTAAACTGATCAAACTGCCAGGCCCGCGTTTCTTTTCCATTGGTGGCATGATCTAGACTCAACGTACGAACAAAACGGCCAATAAATTTATTTCGTTCCAATCCTGTCATTCGGATCGACCATCCAATAAATGGAAATCCTTCTTCAAGATGTTTTCCATAGGATAAATAATCCCGGGACATGGATCGCTGTTCCAGTCCGGAACCACGGCGATTACTAGATACATTCTGGGCATAGTTAAAAGAGATGGACATGGCCCGTGTAAGGTTCAATCCTGATCGGACAGAAAAGTCTCGCTTATGATCCCAGTTTCCCGTGTTCGTTCCCACTTGGGTTGAATTCTCCAAACCATGGTCGCGCGTGTATCCAATCCTATATCTTAAGGGAACTTCCCCAATGACTCCCATTCCTGTTTTGTTCACATTTTCTGTATAGGATAAATTTATGGGGTTCACTTTTCTTGCCCAGCCGTGAACTTTTTTCATTACCTTACTGTCAGATGATTTTTTCTTTTGGGGCTCTTTCTCTTCATTTTGGCCAGCCTGGTCCAGTTCCACTCTGCCACCACCAATATCATCTTCTGATTCTTCTCCCCTAATACCAGATTTTCGCGACCTAGATCTTGTTGGCGTAGGCGTTCTACGCCTTTGAGGTGTTCGGCCTTTTGCGCCAGATGGTTTATAAACCAACTCTACAAGTTTAACTGGTGAAAGGCTGATTCCTGATGAAAAGCGAAGTTGGTTACCTATATTCGCCCCATCCACACTACTATCCCGAGCTTTATTCCAACGATAATTGGCCGAATAATTAAAAGTTGGTTTGAGCCAATCCATAAGAATCGGACTAAAAGAAGAATTAAAACTTTCAGTTATATCGGTCACCACACCAGCGTCACGGTTTTTGACAGCGTTTGCCATAAAACCACGATGGTCATTTAAATTACTTTTAATGGCGCGACTATATTTAGACTTCACTGATTCAGTCATTTTATAATCCAGTGAATAAGACTGATTCAAACCAAAATTATAACTGTCCGGCGATTTGTTTCCTCGGCGGGGTGTTTTTTGAGTCAATTTTTCATTAAAGTTGAGGGATGCATTAACATTTTCAGGAGTGAAATAAAAATGTGTTTTACCTAGTTTTTCTCCAATCCAAGGGACGGATGAAATCCATTTGAAAGGCATGACATAATTATTTCGACCAAATGGCAAAGAATAATTCAACTGGCCCACATAGGTTTCGTTCAATACTTCTTTTTGAATTTCATTGGACATAGTCCGACGGCTTGCTGAAAAGCGCGTATTCAAACGGTCAATCGTATATTTCATAATTTTATTATCAGATTTGGACGACTTAGAAGCAGCAATAGTGAAGGACATTGAATTTGACTTTGCCAAGATTGAATCAGGTTCGCTACCTTCGGTAACCAATACATCCTGTCCGGGAAAATATTTTGGACGACTGACTGAATTGGCAAAAGTTGTGGATATTGGAATTTTCATCCCCCAAGTCGAAGGTAAAAACTTGTCTACGTTGAGACTGGAATTGATGTTAAAACTTTCACTGGATTTATTTGAACCCAACCGCCGTTGAAGTGTATGGAAATCTGCATCCTGCCGTTTATAGGCAAATGATGTATTCATAATATCTGCCAAGTTAAATCGACTTTGAACCCGCAGGGAAACACCCTTATCCTTATTCACACCACTTAAGCGTAATTCATCCAGCCACACTTCGCCACTGATGGGTGTTTCTATCAGGTTATGCACCCCTACCACAAAATATTGGATGCGATTTAGAGCGGGCTGACCTTTGATACGAATGACCTTTCCAGTTTCCACCCCAAGTTCATCTGTAAAACGATATTCTTTATAATCGGTGGAATCCATAAAAATATCCGTTTCTCTATATTTTTTTACTGACGATGAATCCTGTAGTTTAAGGCGCGTGAGCCATTCCAAATCTAATTGAACTGCATTTCTATTTTTCCCTTCGTCCCAACCATCATAAACGGGTTGAACCAATTCATAATAATTTTCACCAAACCCAAAACGCATAAACATATCCACGTCAGATTTTTCATTACTGATCCATTGGCCGGAACCATAAACATACATTTTCATTTCATCATAAGAGAGGTAACTCTGGGCTTTTTCACCAGAAAGTGACAGAAGTGTTTTCATAGCAGCGCCACTAGCACGACCGGGTAATTTATTAAATTTTAAAACCAAGGACTGCTCTTTTGATCGAATTTGATTAATCCGGTCATATTCTCCCAAAACTCCCTGGGGTGGTCGATAATCCGCATTATCATCCGTATTGATAACCGAAACGGCAAAAACTGAATCGGCATTTTCTTTACTATATTTTTCGGTACTATCAGGAGCAACGCCCAACTCCTGCCATTCGTTACCCACCAATTCTACTTTTGCCACTTCAACCAAGGACATTTTTTCAACGCCACTCAAAGTCAGACGTAAATGGTGAATATTATTCCATTCCCTTTGTTGAGTTGGATTACTTTGATCAAATTCTGCCAAGGGAACTCGAAATAACCGCCAGCCTGTAGGTTCACCATTCCGCTCTGTTTCTCCAGCGAAATAAGTTGTATCCAATAAAGAAAATGATTTGGTAAAATAATTATTTGTTCGGTCTAAAAACCCGGTACGATCCAAATCTTCTGTATCGGGATATCGTCCCGCATCCAAGGCATTTTCTTCTGTTCCATTAATCTTTGAATAATCATTACTCCCTTCGGAATATTCCCACTTATCGCCATTGGGATCTTCTGGGTCAACATCACTGAATGTGTTTATCAAAACCTTTTCACTAGAAGCAACATAATCGGCATAAGAAGGACCTTCCGGATCTAGGCATGATCCCCATCCATTTTCAAAGGCATCTATACATCCATCTAAACCAATATCTTCTTTATCTTCTAAGATGCCATCACCGATCAAACCACCCACGGGAATATCTTCAGTATTGAGTAATCCATTGCCATCCATATCTTCACTAATCTGACCCAGATCAACCGTAATAGCGCCTTCTTCACCTCTTAACCAAATTTCAAAAAACTTCGTTTGTGTCTGGTCATAATCTCCGGAATAAAAGGGTGTAATAATTCCACCCCAAATTGAATCTTTTAGCACATCGGCTTGGTGTTCCCGCGGATCAAATCTAAGTACCATAATATCGGTCGTTTCATTTTGGGCTTGGATAGATGTGGACAAGTTGGGCCATATATCTTTAGTACGAACCTGAACAAAGGGGTTGAACCAATTCATTCTTCCCCTATTCCGTTGTGCGAAAGGTTTCCCCGTCCTTAAATCTAAAGGCGCCGATGATTCCTTCCAAAATCGCCTTAAAATAGGAATAGAAGTGGTTCGTTTTGATCCCTCAAAATCATCAATAAAAGCCACACCATTGGGGTCTCCTGTAGCGCCATTATTTATGGGATTTGGATTAGGCAGTATCTGGGCGAATTCTCCTTCAAATGAAAAAGCCGATTGTTTTTCTGTTTCAATCATAGGCAAACGATCCAAAGTACGCGTCAACCCTGGGAGTTCCTGCTGGTAGCGTCCATTCAAACCCCAAATAAAATTGCGCATAGGTTCATAACCTACTTCTACTTTTTCATTCATAACCGATTGATTGTAATAAAGCGCCGTACCACCAATAAATGAATTTTTCCCAAAATCCATTTGGGAGCGGACACCTAAAATTGTCTTTTTATCGAAAGTGACCAACTGGTGCCTGTCGTAATTAACCTTTATTTCTGCATTGGGATCCACATCATCAGAAAGAACAATCATACCACTGAAGTAATCCACTTGATAATCCACACCTTTTTTAAGGGGCACCCCACCTTTGTATACCTGTTCACTACCCTCCACAATCATGAACCCGAGGTTGATCGTGGCACTCTGGTTGGCATAATCTACTTCTATAGTAAATCGACTGTCCCGTGCCCAATCATTACGCAATGTTGTAAAATACATTTTACCTTCCCCAAGGGATCCTTTCAAGGCAGCAGACTTATTACCATCGGGAAATGTGTCGGCTGCAAAAGGATGGAAAACTGGAAGAAATAATTCACCTTCTGCTAAACTGATAATATTGGGATTAGCTAAATCTACTTTTTGGTCTGAAGTACGAACGCCGCTTTCGTTAAGACTGTCTAACCCAAATTGGGTTATATAAGGATTCCCTTGTGGATCCAAATGACTGGGAACAGGCAGTCGGTCATTTATAATCCTCAGTTCAAATCCCTCCCTGTTAATATTGTTGGTTCCCAAATAATAAACATTCTTGAACATGAGAGGCCAAACGGGATGACTGGGGTTCAAATCCCTCGGTTTAAGCATTTTCATCATTAATTGTTCTGAATCAATAGAAATCCCTTTACCGATTGTTTTAATTGTATCACCCGTGGCACGGTCAGCAATGATAAATGTACAGCCCAATACTTCATCGCTGGCTTTTTGCCTTAATCGGATAAAACCAAGATCTTCACTTAAAATATAATCTTGCCCTTGTTCCAAACGTTTAAAATTCCCTGTTTGGTCATGACTTTCATTTGGATTTTCAAGGTCTGCAAAAGCTGTCCCGGGATTGGTTTCTGAATTGGTGGTTTGATCTAGCTGATATAATTCAAAATTTCGAACCACAACATTACCAATTTGGTGAAGTCCC carries:
- a CDS encoding M28 family peptidase is translated as MIILFCATLGSCQTKVPDFNGDRAFNHLVAQCDFGPRNPGSEGHKKALKYFLDIFTPLADTVFTQAYTETMPKTGQKVGMNNVIARFNPESNNQIMISAHWDTRPWGDRGESIMEKSRPILGANDGASGVAVLLELAKVLKDSPPPVGVNLVLFDAEDYGTSGDSWSYCKGSQYFARNLPIPLPAHAINLDMVGDANLELYIERISYQQNPGLVLELWEKAEELELSGFKKLAYHSIFDDHVPLYEIAGIPAVDIIDFDYPNEKINYHHTHNDIVENCSPQSLWQVGTLMVHHIFDQK
- the sprA gene encoding cell surface protein SprA, with the protein product MKRIQIVSLLLWMTVIFPSYGQGDSYVQNLPNRWHPSTPYLYNPYKTDQPSLIMPYDSLNYSSRGLIKLPFFIVKSIEISKDWSTISFDGKLHGNSYTMPFVAPMDWYFEKQIKLNREVAFEKAIRDTSKARGSQSQILQDRRGKGIEVIGVDMGNIGRVSLTARGNVTIKGNLVFQDQELIRSKLSETQNTHLEFDQTQRISVEGKIGDRVSVNVDHDSERDFDWENNIRISYKGEEDDIVQTVDAGNVSLNLPGSQSLMGSANHQGLFGIKTVSKLGPMNITAIASVVNTEKKSLEYKGKSEAQTVKIQDYYYVKNKYFFIHEWFRNGTRTQVGAASVMVPPFYPLKEGLHQIGNVVVRNFELYQLDQTTNSETNPGTAFADLENPNESHDQTGNFKRLEQGQDYILSEDLGFIRLRQKASDEVLGCTFIIADRATGDTIKTIGKGISIDSEQLMMKMLKPRDLNPSHPVWPLMFKNVYYLGTNNINREGFELRIINDRLPVPSHLDPQGNPYITQFGLDSLNESGVRTSDQKVDLANPNIISLAEGELFLPVFHPFAADTFPDGNKSAALKGSLGEGKMYFTTLRNDWARDSRFTIEVDYANQSATINLGFMIVEGSEQVYKGGVPLKKGVDYQVDYFSGMIVLSDDVDPNAEIKVNYDRHQLVTFDKKTILGVRSQMDFGKNSFIGGTALYYNQSVMNEKVEVGYEPMRNFIWGLNGRYQQELPGLTRTLDRLPMIETEKQSAFSFEGEFAQILPNPNPINNGATGDPNGVAFIDDFEGSKRTTSIPILRRFWKESSAPLDLRTGKPFAQRNRGRMNWFNPFVQVRTKDIWPNLSTSIQAQNETTDIMVLRFDPREHQADVLKDSIWGGIITPFYSGDYDQTQTKFFEIWLRGEEGAITVDLGQISEDMDGNGLLNTEDIPVGGLIGDGILEDKEDIGLDGCIDAFENGWGSCLDPEGPSYADYVASSEKVLINTFSDVDPEDPNGDKWEYSEGSNDYSKINGTEENALDAGRYPDTEDLDRTGFLDRTNNYFTKSFSLLDTTYFAGETERNGEPTGWRLFRVPLAEFDQSNPTQQREWNNIHHLRLTLSGVEKMSLVEVAKVELVGNEWQELGVAPDSTEKYSKENADSVFAVSVINTDDNADYRPPQGVLGEYDRINQIRSKEQSLVLKFNKLPGRASGAAMKTLLSLSGEKAQSYLSYDEMKMYVYGSGQWISNEKSDVDMFMRFGFGENYYELVQPVYDGWDEGKNRNAVQLDLEWLTRLKLQDSSSVKKYRETDIFMDSTDYKEYRFTDELGVETGKVIRIKGQPALNRIQYFVVGVHNLIETPISGEVWLDELRLSGVNKDKGVSLRVQSRFNLADIMNTSFAYKRQDADFHTLQRRLGSNKSSESFNINSSLNVDKFLPSTWGMKIPISTTFANSVSRPKYFPGQDVLVTEGSEPDSILAKSNSMSFTIAASKSSKSDNKIMKYTIDRLNTRFSASRRTMSNEIQKEVLNETYVGQLNYSLPFGRNNYVMPFKWISSVPWIGEKLGKTHFYFTPENVNASLNFNEKLTQKTPRRGNKSPDSYNFGLNQSYSLDYKMTESVKSKYSRAIKSNLNDHRGFMANAVKNRDAGVVTDITESFNSSFSPILMDWLKPTFNYSANYRWNKARDSSVDGANIGNQLRFSSGISLSPVKLVELVYKPSGAKGRTPQRRRTPTPTRSRSRKSGIRGEESEDDIGGGRVELDQAGQNEEKEPQKKKSSDSKVMKKVHGWARKVNPINLSYTENVNKTGMGVIGEVPLRYRIGYTRDHGLENSTQVGTNTGNWDHKRDFSVRSGLNLTRAMSISFNYAQNVSSNRRGSGLEQRSMSRDYLSYGKHLEEGFPFIGWSIRMTGLERNKFIGRFVRTLSLDHATNGKETRAWQFDQFSGPSMPFFGIDDFVTSYKDNERTSRVNMNFAPLIGATIALKKGIAVTMRHNRTLSREESANGGEKIFHDQSYLISANYTHRGGFTIPFPFFDNYKVNNQVNFTFNFDMNKNRTLQKAQEATKFAETAFTSSWKTGIRLTYSFSQSVSGSMIWEYRENDSKHTGKKIDRDFGFDVNLAIRG